The Cylindrospermum stagnale PCC 7417 genome segment CCTTTATTTACAACATCATCGGCATTCCCATTGCCGCAGGAATTCTCTACCCCATCTTTGGCTGGTTGCTCAACCCAATTATCGCCGGCGCCGCAATGGCTCTTTCTTCGCTTTCTGTTGTTTCCAATGCTCTAAGATTGCGTAACTTTCAACCAAAACTCACCCTATAAATTGCCGAGCAATTTCGCCAATGCCTTTCTATCACTGACTAAAAATAGAGACTGAGCCTTTACAGAAAACAGCAATCTCCCGCTCAGTCTCTCATCAGTTAAGAATATCGGATTTGTAGCAGTAACCGATTGGCGGTAGTAGGAGATTTTACTTTGTGAAGACAGGAAGGATCTTGCACAAAGCCAAATCCACTCTTGCCAGTTATCACTACCTCACTATCTTTGCCGTAGTAACTATACACGGCATCATCCGTTTGGAGATTAGAACGCAACAACATCTTTAATGGTTTATTATCGCGAGAGTTTTTAATCATGATGTGAGGTCCAGAATCTGCGTCTACATCTGTAATGTAGAAATATGAGGTCATAAAGTTATAACCCGCAACATCATAATGAAAATTAGTTGGTGGGTATATTTTCTGGATTTCTTCTTCAGACTGGTCTGAAGCAAAACTCCAAGTTAGATGTTGTGTAATCAGCGTCGGCCAATAATTGAGATATTTACGGACTATTTCTAAAAGTAATGGGTCATGGACAAGTTGCTTGATAGCTGGGCAATCGATCACATTACTTACCAAGCCCCGCATCACATAACGCCCGCCTCTTAAACGACCGTTTTGGATATCCTTTGGCACAAATTCATCATCAAAGCCAGGTTCTATAGAAGGTGTGCGAGTGGCAAATTCAAGAATTTCTGACACCATATTGGCAGGCAATTGTAGTCCATAACTTACTGAACTCTCTTCTAAATCTGCCACAAATTTCTCAGTTTCCATACCCGCAAATATAGATTTTTCGCCCATTGCCAAACGCTTAGTGTAAGCAGTAGGATTGAAACTCTGTAATTGGTTTTGGAAAATACTATATCCCTGGCGAAAACTATTAAATCGACTAAAGCGTTGCAAGTAATGCTTTCCTATTCTTTTATGGAAGTCATTTTTTAGGCTAGGCTTGAGTGATTCAGTTGGCGTTATCAAGCTATTCATTAAGTTGGTCATATTGTGTTAACCAGCAAATTTGTTAATCGTTAAAGACTGGATTGATTACCCCGGTGCTTGAACAAAAGGTAGCTGGAAGCTGAATATTAATTATGCCAAAATCCAGCTACTTAAGTATGTTGTTCGACCTTCAGTAATTTTTATGTCGTAACACTTCAGCTACACGAGTTGCTAGTCTAAGGCAAGACTTGTTCCATACCTCAACAAATTTCCAAAGCTTCCTCAAGGCGCTCCTCAACCCAAGCCAGCGTATTGCTTCGGTGAGTTGTAGTAAAGCGCACCGCAAAACATGAGGCGGTTGCTCCTCATAACTGGCCTTGGTCAACGATTTTCGGCTTGCTCGCTGATACCTGGCTGCTATTTTGAATGATGGGACAAATAGTATCCTCTTGCTTACCGCCTGTACTCTTCCAGTCTGACAGTAATTTCCCTATCTCCGAGCGTAAGGTCAATAACTGATCAATTTGGTGATCAATCTGTGAGAGCTTTTCTGCCAACTTTTCTTTGATATCACCACAGGGGGGTTTTCCTTGGTCATACACCTGAAGGATGTCTCGAATTTCTTCCAGACGAAGACCAAGGTGTTGCGCCCTTTTAATGAAGGCTAACCGAGTCAGCACATCCGATGAAAACTGGCGAAATCCTCCCTCTGTACGTCCTAACGACTGGAGTAAACCTAAACTTTCATAATAGCGAATTGTCCTAATGGGGACTCCGCTCTGATCTGTTACCTGACCAATTAAAAGCAGTTCTCTGTCCTGGGTTAACACGGCAGATTTTTCCAACTCTTGTGGTTATTATTACATATTTTAAAAGTTGCTCATTAGATTTTATTCAGATTGAGGGATTTTTTCTGCCAGAAAGTTTCCCAGCTTCTCTAAATCGTCATTGAGTTTGACCAAATGTCGGCATCAGTATCTTGAATTTTTATCTACTTAGAGATTTTACTAAGTTTTTATTTATCAGATATCCGCTCAGAGCAGATGTGAGCTTAAATAAGCATCTATTTTATTGGTAAAATTTAGACATTTATTCAGAATTATTTGAAAATTTAAAATACTAATGTAAGTTGCTAGTTATATTAAGTCAGTGGTGTAGATCTCTGCTAGTACTGAAAGTAACTGTTTTTATTAGGGTCTCGTGCTACTTCTAGATCAACTGCTTCACTTCAAGTGAAACCCTAAAATGAACTTTAACTCGCAGAATGTTAGCTCAACCCGTAAACCTAAAACTTTTAATAACCCAGAGCGTTTTATCGAGGGATGGTATTGGGTAACACCCTCTCGAAATCTGCGGGTGGGTGAGGTCAAACCTATCACAATCTTTGGTAGAGATCTAGTAATTTATCGTGGTAAAGATAAAAGAGCTATTACCTTGGATGCCTACTGTCCACACATGGGTGCTCACCTTGCTGAAGGCAAAGTCGAGGGTAATGAACTGCGCTGTTTCTTCCACCACTGGAAGTTTGATGCTGAAGGGATTTGTGTTGATATTCCCTGTTTAGCAGAGCCTCTTCCTGTGAAGTTAAAAAGTTGGCCCACTGCTGAGAAGTACGGGATGATTTGGGTTTGGACTGGGGAAACCCCACAACAACCTCTACCATTTGTCCCAGAATTGGAAATAGTAGACTGTGTCAGCGCGTTAGGTTCCCACTTCGTGACCAACTGTCACCCTAATGTAGTGATGGTGAATGCTATCGACGCTCAACACTTTAATACAGTTCACAAACTACTATCAGAATTTATCTTTGACAAACAGGAACTGAATCAAAATGCTATTACCTTTAGCAATATTTCATTCAGTGACAAAGATTCTTTTTTGATCAAACTTATCCGTCCCTTCTACAAAAATGCTATTACTTACGATCTTTGCTATTGGTACGGCAGTACTGGCACGGTGACAATTGGCCCCAAGTTTCTGCATTTCCACATTATGTTTGCATTGCGTCTTGTGGAAGGGGGAAAAACTGAGGGTCAGACCATATTTATTGCTAAGAAACGTCAGGGGATTTTCGGTTGGTTGTCTAATCGAGTTGTGCTGTGGCTGACTAAGATTTTGGTTCACTACTTTATTCAGGATGACACCAAAATTTTCCAGACGATTCGGTTTGATTTGAAAACCCCCATTAAGGTTGACCAGTCAATTATGCAGCTAATCAACCATGTTGAAAGACAGAAACCCCTAATGTGGGGAACTTGGAACTTAGCGCGATCCCGTGATGGAGAGAATAGGGAAAACCGCGAGAAATGGCGAGATGATCTCGTTAATGACTAATTAAAGTTAAATTCCTTGACTTTTAACTTTTAATTTCTTCTGTGATCGACTACCACCTCTAACAATAAAAATGAAGTGGCTTTGCCACTTCATCAATTCCCAGGTAGAACCTAGAAATGAGTATAACGACTATGAACTTTTAAAAAAGTATAATTTAACACTGAAAATTTTTATATTTC includes the following:
- a CDS encoding heavy metal-responsive transcriptional regulator — its product is MLTQDRELLLIGQVTDQSGVPIRTIRYYESLGLLQSLGRTEGGFRQFSSDVLTRLAFIKRAQHLGLRLEEIRDILQVYDQGKPPCGDIKEKLAEKLSQIDHQIDQLLTLRSEIGKLLSDWKSTGGKQEDTICPIIQNSSQVSASKPKIVDQGQL
- a CDS encoding aromatic ring-hydroxylating oxygenase subunit alpha yields the protein MNFNSQNVSSTRKPKTFNNPERFIEGWYWVTPSRNLRVGEVKPITIFGRDLVIYRGKDKRAITLDAYCPHMGAHLAEGKVEGNELRCFFHHWKFDAEGICVDIPCLAEPLPVKLKSWPTAEKYGMIWVWTGETPQQPLPFVPELEIVDCVSALGSHFVTNCHPNVVMVNAIDAQHFNTVHKLLSEFIFDKQELNQNAITFSNISFSDKDSFLIKLIRPFYKNAITYDLCYWYGSTGTVTIGPKFLHFHIMFALRLVEGGKTEGQTIFIAKKRQGIFGWLSNRVVLWLTKILVHYFIQDDTKIFQTIRFDLKTPIKVDQSIMQLINHVERQKPLMWGTWNLARSRDGENRENREKWRDDLVND